From Micromonospora nigra, one genomic window encodes:
- a CDS encoding thiopeptide-type bacteriocin biosynthesis protein has protein sequence MDHTPWHQVNITYPGQTAWEREQQALGHLSRVLPAAENAGLITSWWFIRKGAWRIRYLPTNSPDSGDQARRLLTEGVTWTGDIYEPETHAFGGHDAMTTAHSLFHHDSRHLLTYLYQHPTTRRENSLILCTALMRAAVLDLNEQGDVWAQVAEHRAAHLNQAPPTDARTWERFTGDVRSLLLGVPHTSGAWHTAFENAGAALHRQRKTGTLTRGIRAVIALHVIFHWNRLGLPATTQATIAQAAQHAIFGLPGSSRT, from the coding sequence GTGGACCACACCCCCTGGCACCAGGTCAACATCACCTACCCCGGCCAGACCGCCTGGGAGCGCGAGCAACAGGCACTCGGCCACCTCAGCCGAGTGCTTCCCGCCGCCGAGAACGCCGGCCTGATCACCTCTTGGTGGTTCATCCGCAAAGGCGCCTGGCGCATCCGCTACCTACCCACCAACAGCCCAGACAGCGGAGACCAGGCCCGCCGGCTACTCACCGAAGGAGTCACCTGGACCGGCGACATCTACGAACCCGAAACCCACGCGTTCGGCGGCCACGACGCCATGACCACCGCGCACTCGCTGTTCCACCACGACAGCCGCCACCTCCTCACCTACCTCTACCAGCACCCCACCACCCGGCGCGAAAACTCCCTGATCTTGTGCACTGCGCTGATGCGCGCAGCAGTACTGGACCTCAACGAACAAGGCGACGTATGGGCACAAGTCGCCGAGCACCGCGCAGCACACCTCAACCAGGCACCCCCAACCGATGCCCGCACGTGGGAGCGGTTCACCGGAGACGTTCGGAGCCTGCTGCTCGGCGTGCCTCACACCAGCGGCGCCTGGCACACCGCATTCGAGAACGCCGGCGCAGCCCTACACCGCCAACGAAAAACGGGCACCCTCACCCGTGGCATCCGGGCAGTGATCGCACTGCACGTGATCTTCCACTGGAACAGGCTCGGCCTACCCGCCACCACCCAGGCCACCATCGCCCAAGCGGCCCAGCACGCCATCTTCGGCCTGCCTGGCTCCTCACGGACCTGA